GTGCGCATCAGCACGATGGAGAACGGCGCCGGCGAGGTGTGGTTCGAGTGTCTGAGCTGCGCACAGCGAAAAATGTTCGAGATTCCGCCCGCAACGATGGAGGAGCGGACGAAGATCGCGGCGGAGCTGGAGACGGGTCAGGAGCCGTACTGCCCGCGCCACACGAAGCAGGTTCAGCTGCGCAGGCGCGGTCGTGATTTCGTGTGTCCGGAGTGCGGCGTCGCGTTCCCTGAGCCCTGAGCGCGCGCCGCGGCCCGGGACGTGCGGACCTTCACGCTGATTGTGCTGTACTGGTAGCGAATACCTCGGGCAGGGCACCATGCAACGAACCGGCAGACTCTCGACCCCCAGGGCACAGCGGGTGAGGCGCAGCCGCGCCGCGCGCGTCATCCTTTTCGCCGTCGTCGCGTTCCTCGGGACCGCGCTCTTCCGGCTGCAGGTCCTGCGCGGCGAGGAGAACCTGGTGAAGGCGCAGGGCTTCCGCCTGCGCGAGCTGTCCATCCCCGCCCCGCGCGGCACGATCTACGACCGTCACGGCCGCGTCGTCGCCGAGAATGTGCCCGGCTTCCAGATCCAGATAATGCCGGGCGACTCCATGGAAGCGCAGATCGAGCGTCTCACGCCGATTCTGGGGCTGACGGAGGCGAACCTTACGCGGGCGCGTCGCCGCTGGAATCAGCAGAAGCATCTGCCGATGGTGCTGCTCGAGGACGCCTCGCAGCAGGCCGTCGCATCGCTCGCCGAGCGCAGGCACCTGTTCCCGTCCGTGATCGTCCATCCCTACGCAAAGCGCCGCTATCCGGCGGGCGAGGCGATCGCACATTTCATCGGATACATCAGCGAGATCAGCCAGAAAGAGCTCGAGATGCCCGAGTTCCAGGGCTACGAGCCGGGCCGCTTCATCGGCAAGGCGGGTCTCGAGCGGCAGTACGAGAAGCTGCTCGGCGGCGTGCCGGGCAAGCGGTACCTGGAGGTCGACGCCAACGGCCGCATCCAGCGCTGGCTGCCTGAGGAGACCGGGCTGCCGCCGATCCCCGGCCGCGACCTGCACCTCTATCTCGACCTGGACCTGCAGGAGTACATCGCGAAGATCTTCCCGCGCGAATGGGAAGGCTCCATCGTCGCCCTCGACCCGCAGACGGGTGGAGTACTCGCGTATTACAGCAACCCGAGCTATGACCCGAACCTGTTCATCGGCGGGATCTCGACCACGAACTTCGCGGTCCTGAACGAGGACCCGCGTATCCCGCTGCTCGACCGCGTGGTCGCGTCCGGGCAGCCGGCCGCCTCGACGTGGAAGCTCGCGGTCGCCGGCATGGCGCTGGATCTCGGCGTCATCGATCCCGACGAGTACCTCGTCAACTGCACCGGTGGCCTGAGCTTCCAGGGCCGCTACGCACGCTGCCACGGCGTGCACGGCAGACAGAACATGGTCGAGGGGATCAAGAACTCCTGCAACGTCTACTTCTATCAGCTGGGCATCAGGATCGGCCTGCGCCGGATGCTCGAGCATGGCGCCCGCCTGGGCTTCGGCGAGCCAACCGGCATCGACGTTCCGCACGAGCGGAGCCCGAACTGGCCGGACATCGGCTGGTGGGAGCGCGAGCGCGGTTACAGGCCTGCCGAGAACGAGGTGATGTCGCTCGCCATCGGGCAGGGCCCCATGACAATGACCATCATCAAGCTCGCGCACATCTACGCTGCGCTCACGGCGCCCAGCGGCAAGGTGCCCGCGCCGCGCCTCGCCATGGAGAGCGGCGCCCCGCCTGACACCGCCGAGTTTCACACCACGCCGCGCGATCGCTGGTACCTCGAAGCCGGCATGCGCCGCGTCGTTCAGCCCGGCGGCACCGCCGGACGCAGCCGGCTGCCCGACTGGGATTTCATCGGCAAGACTGGAACGGCTCAGGCGCCCAGCGGCCCCGATCACGGCTGGTTCGTGGGCACCGGTGCCCGCGAGCCGGGCGCACCGCCGGAGATCGCGGTCACCATGTTCCTGGCTCAC
This genomic window from Longimicrobiales bacterium contains:
- the mrdA gene encoding penicillin-binding protein 2, with the translated sequence MRRSRAARVILFAVVAFLGTALFRLQVLRGEENLVKAQGFRLRELSIPAPRGTIYDRHGRVVAENVPGFQIQIMPGDSMEAQIERLTPILGLTEANLTRARRRWNQQKHLPMVLLEDASQQAVASLAERRHLFPSVIVHPYAKRRYPAGEAIAHFIGYISEISQKELEMPEFQGYEPGRFIGKAGLERQYEKLLGGVPGKRYLEVDANGRIQRWLPEETGLPPIPGRDLHLYLDLDLQEYIAKIFPREWEGSIVALDPQTGGVLAYYSNPSYDPNLFIGGISTTNFAVLNEDPRIPLLDRVVASGQPAASTWKLAVAGMALDLGVIDPDEYLVNCTGGLSFQGRYARCHGVHGRQNMVEGIKNSCNVYFYQLGIRIGLRRMLEHGARLGFGEPTGIDVPHERSPNWPDIGWWERERGYRPAENEVMSLAIGQGPMTMTIIKLAHIYAALTAPSGKVPAPRLAMESGAPPDTAEFHTTPRDRWYLEAGMRRVVQPGGTAGRSRLPDWDFIGKTGTAQAPSGPDHGWFVGTGAREPGAPPEIAVTMFLAHSLHGYTASGYVAEAINFYLSRKYGKPFQMFATERMRTQMGLPVNWDAWGAPIVDPPMPPPSEADRQ